Proteins encoded by one window of Arachis ipaensis cultivar K30076 chromosome B04, Araip1.1, whole genome shotgun sequence:
- the LOC107636684 gene encoding uncharacterized protein LOC107636684, with protein sequence MTIAEYTSKFEELCRFSRISQGTFESYECWKCVKYQVGLREDIMCIVAPLEIRRFSELVDKATIVEDYAKEATLERDVRGSTSSRVCGKYVPSRGQNFKGRHAPQRYQGQWHIGKNLGHYHQARGGGKQAWDQQEELRYPRCGRYHPEKSCMAGFNGCYRCGSSGHIYRRCPYKKDQDADRFQ encoded by the coding sequence ATGACTATAGCGGAATATACCAGCAAGTTCGAAgaactctgtaggttctcgagAATAAGTCAGGGTACTTTTGAGTCCTATGAGTGCTGGAAATGTGTCAAATACCAAGTAGGGCTGAGGGAAGATATCATGTGTATTGTGGCTCCATTGGAGATTAGGCGATTCTCTGAATTGGTAGACAAGGCAACAATTGTTGAAGATTATGCCAAAGAGGCGACTTTGGAGAGAGATGTTCGTGGCAGTACTAGTAGCAGAGTTTGTGGGAAGTATGTTCCATCAAGAGGCCAAAACTTCAAGGGTAGACATGCCCCTCAGCGATATCAAGGTCAATGGCATATTGGAAAAAACCTTGGCCACTATCACCAAGCGAGAGGAGGAGGAAAGCAGGCGTGGGATCAACAAGAGGAGTTAAGGTACCCGAGATGTGGAAGATACCATCCAGAAAAGTCGTGCATGGCTGGGTTCAATGGATGTTACCGCTGTGGATCGTCAGGGCATATCTATAGACGTTGTCCTTACAAAAAGGACCAAGATGCAGATCGGTTCCAGTGA